The proteins below are encoded in one region of Verrucomicrobiia bacterium:
- a CDS encoding efflux RND transporter periplasmic adaptor subunit produces the protein MSPQKPTLDDLRIHRQEAPETKAPLWVLLLLGVLLLGGSVAGWRLWPRGILVRAVAAREAGATAEERTVLNASGYVTARREATVSSKVTGKVIEVLVEEGMKVDEGQVLARLDDTNVKASLLLAQAQLVSASNALAETEVRIREAEQELERQKGLLTNKIATQADYDHAEASALALKARLLQQKADVEVAQRMLATWQQQLEDTVIRAPFAGIVTSKNAQPGEMISPISAGGGFTRTGICTIVDMQSLEIEIDVNESYINRVEAGQPVEATLDAYPDWKIPCKVIAIIPAADRQKSTVKVRVGFNHLDLRLLPEMSIKVAFREAGGAASSAARRVIVPKQAVRQQDGKDVVFVLHDGRAERRAVTVDSSDSDNAVIEAGLAAGERVVIEGPANLADGAAVRENY, from the coding sequence ATGAGTCCGCAAAAACCCACGCTGGATGACCTGCGCATCCACCGCCAAGAGGCGCCGGAAACCAAGGCGCCTCTGTGGGTTCTGCTGTTGCTGGGCGTGCTGCTGCTGGGCGGCAGCGTGGCGGGCTGGCGGCTGTGGCCGCGCGGCATCCTGGTGCGCGCGGTTGCGGCGCGCGAGGCGGGGGCAACAGCGGAGGAGCGAACGGTGTTGAATGCCTCTGGCTATGTCACTGCCAGGCGCGAGGCCACGGTCTCTTCCAAGGTCACCGGCAAAGTTATCGAGGTCCTGGTCGAAGAAGGCATGAAGGTCGATGAAGGCCAGGTGTTGGCACGGCTGGACGATACGAACGTGAAGGCGAGCCTGCTTCTGGCCCAGGCGCAATTGGTTTCCGCGAGCAATGCACTGGCCGAAACAGAGGTGCGCATTCGGGAAGCTGAACAGGAACTCGAGCGCCAAAAGGGCCTGCTCACCAATAAAATCGCCACCCAAGCCGATTATGACCACGCCGAGGCCTCCGCCCTGGCCCTCAAGGCCAGGCTCCTGCAACAAAAGGCGGATGTCGAGGTAGCCCAGCGCATGCTCGCCACCTGGCAGCAGCAGTTGGAGGATACTGTTATCCGGGCGCCGTTCGCCGGGATCGTTACCTCCAAAAATGCGCAACCCGGAGAAATGATCTCCCCGATCTCCGCCGGCGGGGGTTTCACCCGGACGGGTATCTGCACGATTGTCGATATGCAATCGCTGGAAATAGAAATCGATGTCAATGAGAGCTACATCAATCGCGTCGAGGCCGGCCAACCGGTCGAGGCGACGCTCGATGCCTATCCGGATTGGAAAATCCCCTGCAAAGTCATTGCCATCATCCCTGCAGCCGACCGGCAAAAATCCACCGTAAAGGTCCGCGTTGGTTTCAATCACCTCGACCTGCGGCTCCTGCCCGAGATGAGCATTAAAGTGGCCTTTCGCGAAGCCGGCGGCGCCGCTTCGAGCGCGGCCCGCCGGGTAATTGTCCCAAAACAGGCTGTTCGCCAGCAGGACGGCAAAGATGTCGTCTTTGTTCTGCACGATGGCCGCGCCGAGCGCCGCGCCGTCACGGTGGACAGCAGCGATTCCGACAATGCCGTGATTGAGGCGGGGTTGGCTGCGGGCGAACGCGTCGTCATCGAGGGACCCGCGAACCTCGCCGATGGGGCGGCGGTTCGGGAGAATTATTAA
- a CDS encoding TMEM14 family protein, translating to MTGNTVLWVYIVLLLVGGLMGFLKAGSKVSLITSAISAAILIVASIPSLFQPGARQLITEVILAALLVVFAIRLTKTKKFMPSGLMLVLTLAALVLRHFLH from the coding sequence ATGACTGGAAACACGGTTCTGTGGGTTTATATCGTTTTATTGCTGGTGGGAGGGCTGATGGGTTTTCTCAAGGCCGGCAGCAAGGTTTCCCTGATTACCTCGGCAATTTCGGCCGCCATCCTGATTGTGGCGTCGATACCCTCGTTATTCCAGCCTGGCGCCCGCCAACTGATAACCGAGGTCATCCTGGCGGCGTTACTGGTCGTTTTCGCCATCCGCTTGACCAAGACCAAGAAATTCATGCCCAGCGGCCTGATGCTGGTCCTTACCCTGGCGGCCCTGGTCTTGCGGCATTTCCTGCATTAA
- a CDS encoding prolyl oligopeptidase family serine peptidase, which yields MPRIVNGHWNKRLPMAGVAAGFLLAGFSCSHGSQPVSPAPLAALPAGSNPADPYLWLEGVTADKALAWVKAQNTISTRELEASPDFDLINKRLLSILDSKARIPYVAKHGRYYYNFWRDNKNVRGLWRRTSLEEFKKDDPTWETVLDLDKLAADEKENWVWKGYDVLYPTYDRCLVFLSRGGADARVAREFDLTTKSFVPGGFYLPEAKSDVAWRNRDTLYVGTDFGPGSLTTSGYPRIIKEWRRGTPLEQATVVFRGQPGDVEVGASVVHDHGYTYELIQRGMTFFTSEDYVRRGDQWVRIDKPDDATVGTFADQLLVRLRTDWTVNGKTFPAGSLLAANFDGCVKGERSFEPLFTPSARKSLEATSATRHYLILNELDNVRSHLYALQHQNGRWTRVPLPAPDFGSVGIHGIDPDESDDYFMTVTDFLTPSSLYLGTLAKAEREKLKSLPAFFKTDGLEITQHEATSKDGTKIPYFQVSPKGMALNGSNPTLLYGYGGFEISMLPSYSAGVGAAWLERGGVYVLANIRGGGEFGPTWHEAARKAHRQRAYDDFIAVAEDLQVRKVTSPRHLGIEGGSNGGLLMGVMLTERPGLFKAVVCQVPLLDMRRYNKLLAGASWMDEYGNPDKPEDWAYISKYSPYQNVLKEKKYPRVFFTTSTRDDRVHPGHARKMVARMEAQGHDVLYYENTEGGHGGAANNKQAAFMSALAYAFLIKELGLDGLHLQTSSAPF from the coding sequence ATGCCACGGATTGTGAATGGACATTGGAACAAGCGCCTGCCGATGGCAGGCGTTGCGGCCGGCTTCCTGCTCGCGGGATTTTCATGCAGCCACGGAAGCCAGCCCGTCTCGCCGGCGCCCCTCGCAGCCTTGCCGGCCGGGAGCAACCCCGCCGACCCTTACCTTTGGCTGGAGGGTGTTACCGCAGACAAAGCCCTGGCGTGGGTCAAAGCCCAAAACACCATCAGCACCAGAGAACTTGAAGCCTCTCCCGATTTTGATCTGATAAACAAACGGTTGCTGTCCATCCTTGATTCCAAGGCGCGCATCCCCTATGTCGCAAAGCACGGACGCTATTATTATAATTTTTGGCGCGACAATAAGAACGTGCGCGGGCTCTGGCGCCGGACCAGCCTCGAGGAATTCAAGAAGGATGACCCCACCTGGGAAACCGTGCTGGACCTGGACAAATTGGCCGCTGACGAAAAGGAGAACTGGGTTTGGAAGGGATATGATGTGCTCTATCCGACCTATGATCGGTGCCTGGTTTTTCTCTCGCGCGGTGGAGCAGATGCCAGAGTGGCGCGGGAATTCGATCTGACCACAAAATCGTTTGTGCCGGGCGGTTTCTATTTGCCGGAAGCCAAGAGCGACGTGGCCTGGCGCAACCGCGATACCCTCTATGTGGGAACCGATTTCGGCCCCGGTTCGCTGACGACCTCCGGCTATCCGCGCATTATTAAGGAATGGCGGCGCGGCACACCGCTTGAGCAGGCCACAGTGGTCTTTCGCGGCCAACCCGGTGATGTCGAGGTTGGGGCCTCGGTTGTCCACGACCACGGTTATACCTACGAGCTGATCCAACGCGGAATGACCTTCTTTACCAGCGAGGATTACGTCCGCCGCGGCGATCAATGGGTCCGCATCGATAAACCCGACGATGCCACTGTCGGCACATTCGCCGATCAATTGCTCGTGCGCCTGCGCACCGATTGGACCGTGAACGGGAAAACATTCCCTGCAGGCTCGCTGTTGGCGGCCAATTTCGATGGGTGTGTGAAAGGCGAGCGGAGTTTTGAGCCGCTGTTTACCCCCTCAGCGCGCAAGAGCCTCGAGGCAACCAGCGCGACAAGGCATTACCTCATCCTGAACGAACTGGACAACGTGCGCAGCCATTTGTACGCGCTCCAACACCAGAATGGCCGCTGGACCCGCGTCCCACTGCCGGCGCCCGATTTTGGCTCGGTCGGCATTCATGGAATCGATCCTGATGAATCGGACGATTACTTTATGACCGTCACGGATTTCCTGACCCCTTCCAGCCTGTACCTCGGGACGCTCGCCAAGGCTGAGCGCGAGAAGCTCAAGAGCTTGCCTGCTTTCTTTAAGACGGACGGCCTGGAAATCACACAGCATGAGGCCACTTCGAAAGACGGGACCAAAATCCCTTATTTCCAAGTCAGCCCCAAGGGCATGGCGCTCAACGGGAGCAATCCTACCTTGCTCTATGGATACGGCGGCTTCGAGATTTCCATGCTGCCGTCCTATAGCGCCGGGGTGGGGGCCGCATGGCTCGAACGGGGCGGCGTTTATGTCCTGGCCAACATCCGCGGCGGAGGCGAGTTTGGCCCGACCTGGCACGAGGCGGCTCGCAAAGCCCATCGGCAACGCGCTTACGACGATTTCATCGCGGTGGCTGAGGATTTGCAGGTTCGCAAGGTGACTTCGCCGCGCCACCTCGGAATCGAAGGCGGCTCGAATGGCGGGCTCCTAATGGGGGTGATGTTGACCGAACGTCCTGGCTTGTTCAAAGCGGTCGTCTGCCAGGTCCCGCTCCTGGATATGCGCCGCTATAATAAACTCCTGGCTGGCGCGAGCTGGATGGATGAATACGGCAACCCGGATAAACCCGAAGACTGGGCTTACATCAGCAAGTACTCCCCTTACCAAAACGTGCTCAAGGAAAAAAAGTACCCTCGCGTGTTTTTCACCACATCGACTCGCGACGACCGGGTCCATCCGGGCCACGCCCGCAAGATGGTCGCCCGAATGGAAGCCCAGGGACACGACGTTCTGTATTATGAAAACACCGAAGGCGGGCACGGCGGGGCCGCCAACAACAAGCAGGCGGCCTTCATGTCCGCGTTGGCCTACGCATTTTTAATCAAGGAACTGGGGCTGGATGGGCTACACCTCCAGACCTCTTCCGCGCCTTTTTAA
- the mnmA gene encoding tRNA 2-thiouridine(34) synthase MnmA, protein MALKRTRVVVGMSGGVDSSATAALLLEQGYDVVGITLKLWPQDCISRAEDKCCGPQAVTDARAVCHKLGIPYYLIDEAAEFQTKVIQYFADEYKAGRTPNPCVMCNQNLKFGRLIERADQLGAQYIATGHFARVEKSPETARTWLKRGHDPRKDQSYFLFSLGQQQLARALFPLGEKTKADTREVARQCQLKTADKEESMEICFVPDNDYGKFLRQAKLAQTHRGEIVNVEGHVLGFHEGIEFYTIGQRKGLGISSPRPLYVLDLDPAANRVVVGGDVSGLERDEFIAERCNWIAYDPPPESVAATVKIRYNHPGAAATVTPLASGRAKVKLHTPQRAVTPGQAAVFYQDDLVLGGGWISLQR, encoded by the coding sequence ATGGCCCTGAAAAGAACACGTGTAGTTGTCGGCATGAGCGGCGGAGTCGATTCCTCTGCTACGGCGGCGCTTTTGCTCGAACAGGGCTATGACGTGGTCGGCATCACCCTCAAGCTCTGGCCGCAGGACTGCATCTCCCGCGCTGAAGACAAGTGCTGCGGTCCCCAAGCCGTCACCGACGCCCGGGCCGTCTGCCATAAACTGGGCATACCGTACTATCTCATTGATGAAGCGGCGGAATTCCAAACCAAAGTCATTCAGTATTTTGCCGATGAGTACAAGGCCGGGCGCACCCCGAATCCTTGTGTGATGTGCAACCAGAACCTCAAGTTTGGACGGCTCATCGAGCGGGCCGACCAGCTTGGCGCCCAGTACATCGCCACCGGCCACTTCGCCCGCGTCGAGAAGTCTCCTGAGACCGCGCGCACCTGGCTCAAGCGCGGCCATGACCCGCGCAAAGACCAGAGCTATTTCCTTTTCTCGTTGGGCCAGCAGCAGTTGGCGCGGGCTCTCTTCCCGCTTGGTGAAAAAACAAAGGCCGATACTCGCGAGGTCGCCCGTCAGTGCCAGCTCAAGACCGCTGACAAAGAGGAGAGCATGGAAATCTGTTTCGTGCCGGATAATGATTATGGCAAGTTTCTGCGGCAGGCGAAGCTGGCCCAGACGCATCGAGGCGAGATCGTCAATGTTGAGGGCCATGTCTTGGGGTTCCATGAAGGCATTGAGTTCTACACTATTGGCCAACGCAAGGGCTTGGGCATCTCTTCTCCAAGACCCCTTTACGTCCTGGACCTGGACCCTGCTGCCAACCGGGTGGTGGTCGGAGGTGATGTCTCTGGCCTCGAACGCGACGAGTTCATCGCCGAGCGGTGCAACTGGATAGCCTATGACCCGCCGCCCGAAAGCGTGGCTGCTACGGTGAAGATTCGCTATAACCACCCCGGCGCCGCCGCAACAGTTACCCCGCTGGCTTCAGGCAGGGCCAAGGTCAAACTGCACACCCCTCAACGCGCTGTGACCCCTGGCCAGGCCGCTGTCTTTTACCAAGACGACCTCGTTCTAGGCGGTGGTTGGATTTCTCTGCAACGATAG
- a CDS encoding YgdI/YgdR family lipoprotein, whose protein sequence is MKRLALPLLFALGLVCGCANTYVMKLTNGIQLTTSGKPKLKGANYHYKDAQGRDNVIPQSRVEEIEPASMASHENRFVPSPPAKHHWWKFW, encoded by the coding sequence ATGAAAAGGCTCGCTCTACCGCTCCTGTTTGCTCTTGGCCTGGTTTGTGGCTGCGCAAACACCTACGTCATGAAACTCACCAATGGCATCCAGCTCACCACTTCCGGAAAACCCAAGCTCAAAGGAGCCAATTATCATTACAAAGACGCTCAGGGCCGCGACAATGTTATCCCCCAAAGCCGTGTCGAGGAGATTGAACCAGCCTCGATGGCCAGCCACGAGAATCGGTTTGTCCCCTCTCCCCCGGCCAAGCATCATTGGTGGAAGTTTTGGTGA
- a CDS encoding alpha-galactosidase, with translation MVRYQRLLVLGMLACAWGALRANPSAGAESDLFISITTARSCINLFVGEDGRLYELGYGSREFKASYPKGKPAREAEFHPAYGNGFICEPALQVTHADGNTSTDLRFAKSETTNLDANVTLTRIELKDSFYPFYATLCFKSYVAEDLIEQWTEFNQQENGPVTLLRFASSAPAFRAKEYWLTQFQGDYAREANMVEEQLEPGIKVLDSKIGVRASRFRLPSFVLALDGPAKEESGEVFGGSLAWSGSYQLAFEVDWDHRLRALCGINPFGSEYHLHPDVTFTTPSMLWTWSDHGKGQVSRNFHRWARRYGIRDGDQPRPVLLNNWEATGFKFDEQTVVSLFDGAKELGADAFLLDDGWFGNRHPRNADNAGLGDWQVNTNKLPHGLSHLAEQARQRGIRFGIWLEPEMVNPASDLFEQHPDWAIRQPHRELELSRNQLVLDLSRPEVREFAWNAIDNILGSNPGISYVKWDANRYVTQPGSTYLPPSEQSHLLIDYNFGLYDLMRRMTEKYPHVQAMLCSGGSGRADYGALKYFDSFWPSDNTDPRSRVFIQWGFSHFFPASTLCAHVTRMGRRPLKFTLDVALSGALGLDLDARKLKPEERRAIASAVLLYKQTVREITAQGDLFRLESPYQGPRSALDYVLPDRSRAVLFVYQLADDDANKPVRPGGLDPQRNYRVRELNLAEGTSGRLDKEGQIVPGSILINEGLVPACHREFDSSIIELIAEPAR, from the coding sequence ATGGTTCGATACCAACGGCTGCTTGTTCTGGGGATGCTTGCCTGCGCTTGGGGCGCCCTGCGGGCCAATCCATCAGCAGGCGCCGAGAGCGATTTATTCATTTCCATCACGACGGCTCGTTCGTGCATCAACCTGTTTGTGGGCGAGGATGGCCGCCTTTACGAACTGGGTTACGGCAGCCGCGAGTTCAAGGCCTCATATCCCAAGGGCAAACCCGCACGCGAGGCCGAATTCCATCCCGCCTACGGGAACGGGTTTATTTGCGAACCGGCATTGCAAGTTACCCACGCGGATGGCAACACCTCGACGGACCTGCGGTTTGCAAAGAGCGAAACCACGAACCTGGATGCCAATGTCACGCTCACGCGCATTGAACTCAAGGACAGCTTCTATCCCTTTTACGCGACCCTCTGTTTTAAAAGCTATGTTGCCGAGGACCTCATCGAGCAGTGGACCGAATTCAATCAGCAGGAAAACGGGCCGGTAACCCTCCTGCGCTTTGCTTCTTCAGCCCCGGCCTTCCGAGCCAAAGAATATTGGCTCACCCAATTCCAAGGTGATTATGCGCGGGAAGCCAATATGGTTGAAGAGCAGCTCGAGCCCGGGATCAAGGTCCTGGACTCCAAAATTGGGGTGCGGGCCAGCCGGTTTCGCCTCCCATCATTCGTGCTGGCTTTAGATGGGCCGGCCAAAGAAGAATCCGGCGAAGTGTTTGGCGGTTCGCTGGCCTGGTCGGGCAGCTATCAATTGGCCTTTGAGGTGGACTGGGACCATCGCCTGCGCGCCTTGTGTGGCATCAATCCTTTCGGGTCAGAGTACCATTTGCACCCTGACGTTACATTTACAACCCCCTCGATGCTTTGGACCTGGAGTGATCATGGCAAGGGCCAGGTCAGCCGCAACTTCCACCGCTGGGCGCGCCGCTATGGAATTCGCGACGGAGACCAGCCCCGCCCAGTCCTGCTCAACAATTGGGAGGCGACCGGTTTCAAATTTGATGAGCAAACAGTCGTCTCGCTCTTTGACGGCGCAAAGGAACTTGGGGCCGACGCCTTTCTGCTGGATGACGGGTGGTTTGGCAACCGGCATCCGCGCAATGCAGACAATGCCGGCCTGGGCGATTGGCAGGTCAATACCAACAAATTGCCTCATGGCCTTTCGCACCTCGCCGAGCAGGCGCGGCAGCGCGGCATCCGGTTTGGCATTTGGCTCGAACCCGAGATGGTCAACCCGGCCAGCGACTTGTTCGAGCAACACCCGGACTGGGCCATCCGCCAGCCGCACCGCGAACTGGAGCTGAGCCGCAACCAGCTTGTGCTCGATCTGAGCCGGCCCGAGGTGCGTGAATTTGCCTGGAACGCCATCGATAACATCCTCGGGTCGAATCCGGGCATTTCTTATGTGAAATGGGATGCCAACCGTTACGTGACGCAGCCCGGCTCGACGTATCTGCCCCCTTCAGAACAATCCCACCTGCTCATTGATTATAACTTCGGCCTTTATGACCTCATGCGGCGGATGACGGAGAAGTATCCTCATGTCCAGGCGATGCTCTGTTCAGGGGGTTCGGGCCGCGCCGATTACGGAGCGCTCAAGTATTTCGATTCGTTCTGGCCCAGTGATAACACCGACCCGCGCAGCCGCGTCTTCATCCAGTGGGGCTTTAGCCATTTCTTCCCCGCCTCAACCCTCTGCGCGCACGTGACTCGGATGGGGCGGCGTCCGCTCAAGTTCACGCTCGATGTGGCCTTGAGCGGAGCGTTGGGATTGGATTTGGATGCGCGCAAACTCAAGCCCGAGGAACGCCGCGCCATCGCCAGCGCCGTTTTGCTCTACAAACAAACCGTTCGCGAGATTACCGCCCAAGGCGACCTGTTCCGGCTCGAATCACCTTACCAAGGGCCGCGAAGCGCCTTGGATTATGTCCTGCCTGACCGTTCCCGGGCGGTGCTCTTTGTGTACCAACTCGCGGATGACGACGCGAATAAACCGGTCCGGCCCGGGGGCTTGGACCCGCAGCGCAACTATCGCGTGCGCGAACTCAATCTTGCCGAAGGGACGTCTGGGCGCCTCGACAAAGAAGGACAGATCGTTCCAGGGTCAATTCTGATAAATGAAGGGCTTGTTCCGGCCTGCCATCGTGAATTCGACAGCTCGATTATCGAGCTGATCGCCGAGCCGGCACGGTAG